One Osmerus eperlanus chromosome 2, fOsmEpe2.1, whole genome shotgun sequence genomic window, ACCTGCCTTCTCTCTCAGATTGTCACCCAAGCAGCCGTCGCTCTCCCATCCTGCTGCAGGACTGACTGTGAGGAGGCAGTTGCCAGGGCAACCTCTCCGGTTGCCATGGAGATTACTATGTGTGAAGGATCAGTCAGTAGGACACAGACGAAGGGATCTGGTCCGAATCGCACTGCGCCTGCACGTGACTGGCTAAGATCACAGCCAGCAGGCTTGACTTTCGTTCCTCAAACGCAACCctagtttggttgaaatatgtcTGTGTGACTGAAAACATTTCCATTTTGCATATGCTTACTGTCCTGTCATGTCTGCCGTTGACATTGTATTAATGTTTACATTCTCGCAGTCAAGGACAACGTGTCATATTACCAAAGGAAAAACACTGAAACACCCATCTTATCATTTCTGAGCCATGCTGAAATGTTTGCTGCAGTGAATGTCTGGAGGACGTTAAGGACATGAATTTTTTTCTGCTCATGGGACGTTTCTCTTCTCAAAGAGGACAAAGCCTGGATTCAACATGGCTCTCATGTCTCCCTGCCAAAACTCCACATTCTTAGGAATCTGTGCAAATTGAATAAAGTTGGCTTGTTAATGGATTGCATTTTCTTGCCTTCTCTTTTTGCTGATTGTTTAGTCGTGTCACTTTAAAGCCTACCAAATCATATGTTGACCTCTCAGATTTACAATGATCCACTGTCACCTTATGTCTTAAAGTCCGGTATACCAGTTTtaaccctctccatctctctgtctcctcttctcctgttctctctttcctttctcgtGTTTTCTCTTGTTCAGTTTAAGAGGATGTTGAACCGGGAGCTCTCCCACCTGTCTGAGATGAGTCGGTCAGGGAACCAGGTGTCTGAATACATCTCCACCACATTCCTCGGTGAGTCAAAGTCAAACCTCTGTCGCACCTCGAGTCCattcctctgtctcttcctcctctccgatCCGCCCTCTGTCGCGTCTGACTtgcgacctctgacccccctccctccccccctccctccctccccccctccctccccccctccctcccgcccccagATAAGCAGAATGACGTGGAGATCCCGTCCCCCacccaaagagagagggagaagcccATGTGCCACATCAGCGGCGTGAAGAAGCTCACGCACAGCTCCAGCCTGTCCATCTCTGCCATGCCTCGCTTTGGAGTCAAGACGGAACAGGAGGAAGCGTTAGCCCGGGTAGACTTCTGTCCCTTGCGTCGCTTTCCCAGTACACGCACAAGAGCTTTCGAAGGCGCTAAAACGAGTGACGCGTCTCCCCCATACCATGTTCAGTTGAATGAAAATGCAGCACGGTTCAATGCACTGATGCCTGTGTTGATTCTGTCTGTTCTACAGGAGCTGGATGACTTGAATAAGTGGGGCCTTAATATCTTTCATGTGGCTGAGTTCTCCAATAACAGGCCTCTCAGCTGCATGATGTTTGCCATCTTCCAGGTGTGTACGAATGTCTTTTTCACCATGTTGTCGTTTGACGGATCCCTCAAATGGGTCGCGGAAACGTGATGCACGTTAGCGTCGGCGCTCGCTCGCCGGAGTTCCGTTTCACCCGATATGTGTCTTGTGCGTTGGATCCAGGAAAGGGATCTGCTGAAGACGTTCAGTATCCCGGCTGACACCTTCATCACCTACGTGATGACTCTGGAGGACCACTACCATGCCAACGTGGCCTATCACAACAGCCTCCACGCGGCAGACGTGACCCAGTCCACACACGTGCTGCTGTCCACCCCTGCTCTGGACGTAAGACCAGGCTCCTGGCATTCATCCACTGACATCCAGTGCAAACTGTTCCCATGctgggtaacactttagatccaGGTGCTTATAATAAGAGTTGGTTCATAGGTAAAAGGCCTTAGTAAGTCTACTTACCACATATTAATGTTCAAAGCATCTTATAAGGGCCTTATTACCTAATAACTAGCGCCTTTATCAGCTTACGGTGACATTAACCCGAACCCTAATCCTTCCTAATATTATCATCACTTTTATAGTCTCATTAATAAGCATCTTATAAGGGCGGTCGTTTTGATTAACTAATGCTTATTACAAGCCCCTGGAGTGTTGCTTTGTACTGTACCTAGCCTCTAAAAGGGAACATCAGAGGAACCTTTGAATAGCTGGTCTTTCTGTATGCAAGCCTCATGGAGACTGTGTGCTGAAAGCATAAAAGCATGGCAACATGCACACTTCCTGACTGACCTCTCATTCCCCCGCCCGTccgcccgcctccctccctctccactcagGCTGTCTTCACTGATCTGGAGATCCTGGCTGCGTTGTTTGCTGCTGCCATTCATGATGTGGACCATCCTGGAGTGTCCAACCAGTTCCTCATCAATACCAGTGAGTGGAAAGCCCTCCTCGACACTGTAGCGCACAGTTGAGCACTGAATGCCGAGATGACTGCACTGCAGCATTGCTCATTGGAGTATAGCTGTTTTCTGGATGCACTATGCGGCTGATTCTGATGACAGTCACAGCTTAATAAGGTTCAACCCATACGACACCAGAACATGCACGATCACCTGACCTTCAAACGCagatttccctgtgtgtgttctgaccagTCTGTACGATGGCTGTTGCTCTTCCCCAGATTCGGAGCTAGCTCTGATGTATAACGATGAGTCGGTTCTGGAGAACCACCACCTGGCTGTGGGCTTCAAGCTGCTCCACGAGGAGAACTGTGACATCTTCCAGAACCTTAGCAAGAGGCAACGCCAGAGCCTGCGCAAGCTGGTCATTGACATGGTGAGGCCCTGTCGCTTACCGGCTCTGCTTGACTCTCATGTCATCACAGAGGTGGAGCCTGCAAGAGTCCCATTTGGGCATGTTGGTGGTGAGATAGTGGTTCATCTTCTACTACCCCACTTCTTTCTCCAGGTGTTGGCAACTGACATGTCCAAACACATGAGTTTGCTAGCAGATCTAAAGACCATGGTGGAGACCAAGAAGGTGACAAGTTCAGGGGTGCTACTGCTGGACCACTACACAGATCGCATTCAAGTAAGCTTTGCTGCCTCAGATGAAGTTCCATTGTAAACGATGCCCTTTATAGTAGGAAAATTATCCTGTCCGTTTTTTTAGGTACTGGTATACCTCTTGTTTGGGCTATGTGTATACACAATGCCATGTTAAttttgtgtcttgtgtgtgtgtgtgtgtgtgtgtgtgtgtgtgtgtgtgtgtgtgtgcgtgtgtgcaggtgttgAGGAACATGGTGCACTGCGCTGACCTGAGCAACCCCACCAAGCCTCTAGCTGTGTACAGACAGTGGACAGAGCGCATCATGGAGGAGTTCTCCAGacagggagacaaggagagggagagaggcatggagaTTAGTCCCATGTGTGACAAACATACAGCCTCGGTGGAGAAGAGTCAGGTATGCCCAAGCAGGtcccacaaacacatacacaaacccacacatatacatgcGTTGCTCATTTGTACGATATTGAccagtcccccccccttctacccTGGTGTAGGTTGGCTTTATCGACTACATCGTGCACCCTCTGTGGGAGACGTGGGGGGACCTGGTCCATCCGGACGCCCAGGATATCCTGGACACTCTGGAGGACAACAGGGACTGGTACCAGAGCACCATCCCCCAGAGTCCCCCCGAGCCTGTGGACACGGACAAGGAGCTCAACGTCTGCGTCGACAAGTTCCAGTTTGAGCTCACTTTGGACGAGGACAGTCACGCAGAGCacgccgaggaggaggaggagggcgagagacCCTCGCCGAACCACCTGACGCAGGGCCGCCGCGAGGGACAGAAGGACGGGGACGGGGAGAAcgaaggggagggaggcgaCGGAATCGCGGAGGAGGACGAGAACATCAtcgaagaggaggacgaggtggtgatggaggaggacgaggaggcaggagagcaaGGGAAGACGCGgttagggggtgaggaggggagaaactCTGACACGAGTcccgtggaggaagaggaggaggaagattcaTCCTCACCAGCTGATGACACATGAGttttgccccccacccccctcccccacccaactcacatgcacacacattctctttatCCATCTTTATTTTTGATGGCAAAACCaagaacaaagaaaaagagTACATAAACAATACAGACCTTTAAATCTATTTTTCAAAAAGGGAACTTAATAATAACGCTTCAAGCTAATAACACAGCAACTGTAGATTTGACGTGGGAGCTGGAGTCATTCCAGCAAATATAATCTGAGGATCTGTGGATGAAAAGGCATGGGGAAACACATCAATAATGGGCCATCGAAGTCGGTGTAGTACTCTGGAACTGAAatgtacacataaacacatacagacGCATACACATACACCAAAGTAGTCATGTTAAAACACAccgacaaatacacacaacacgcacagacaaatacacgcacacatactacACAGAGTGACTTAAACACAACTGCACACTTGtaacacacgtgtgtgttttgtgtgtgtgtagatggggtCTTGGATTGGTTCTGAGTCTCTTTGGAAAAAGCCATCTCTTAGTGGAGTATTAAATAATGTCAGTCAGTATTAATAGTTTATGTTTGTCAGAATCTCAACAGGAACTCTGTTTCCTCAGAAATGCTACACTTCAGAGTGACTTTTTTCCATTTCTGTCGGAAAGAATAATATGGATCTATAAagcagatggagaggaagagaggaggagaggaagggaggagaacagacgaggagaggaagatAACGATGGAGAGGAAGATGCTGCGATAAAGGGACCTGCCGGTCCCACCCCTCTTTTCCCTTTATGAGAAGTGCTACCGGTGCAAGATGGCTGTGTGCCTTTCTGAAACACCAGCTCCCTGAATGGAGTTGCTGTGAAGCAATGCATCGTGGGACAGGAGTGTTTGCTTTTGTCTTCATTTTCGATTGTCTCTTGAGATCTATCTGAACTGTTCTTTATTTACTGTGTACTTCACAAGCTcagtttgtttctgtgtttctgaCATGTTTTCAGTAAGTCTTCCTTTGTTTCTCTTTTAGTAATGAGATGTCTCAAAACTCAAAAAGAGCAGTCCctactactaccacacctccactatACCGCTAATAGACTCTTTCCTGCAACTGGGTTTTCTTCTAAGAATgacttttttttactttatgAGTATAAGCCATGTAAATCTTTGGAGCATACGTTATGCCTATTTTCTATTTATCAAAGTTTTGCTGAATATGTTGAACACTTACTAATAATTTCAGCAGCAGCACTAATTCCATATTTCATGCAAATTGTGTGTTTCACGTCCAGTCTCTCTTCACATAATGCTTCGGTTGTCACCAAAACATAAGATTAAGAGATCAGTGATGGAAAAGGAGCtcgcagagggcagagggagttTGAGGAGAAACAGTGATTTTAGGGTTTGAAAATCAGGGAGCAGTACTGGTTGGAGGGGAGAAGCTTGGCCAAAAGGAGGACCGGCAGTCCCAAATCATCCTTAttatatttgaagcttttttgcCTTAATGTCACATGCAGGACACATGCTGTGCCTGCCACTATGTAGATTTATATGATATATTCTAAAATATCCTAGTATATTTATACCATGTCTGTATGCCTCTATCTGTGTGAATTGTCTTTACACAATTTATCCAGCGTCCTGCATTTTAAAGAGAAAGTGTAACATTGCTGCTACATAATCAATATGTTGCTACAATGTTATAGCCAATATTAAGAATGTGTTGTGATGGTCATGAGAGTACGAACCCACATTTCAATCCCCACTTGAGGGGCCTCTTTGGGGGAGGGTTGATTTTTACCCTTTACAGTTTTGCTTTAGGTGGAAATTAGCAAGACGTGGGTATGGAGGTTTCTGATGATGAATGTGAAGGtccatgtagagagagagagggagagggagagaggagagaaagagagaaagagagcgatgagaagaagaaaaggatCGGGAGAGGGTGTCTTTTGTTGCCACAAACTAGCTTGTCACACTCACAATCATCATTATTATGGATTGATGGTCAGGCCTTGATCAGGACAACTTGTAaaggtgacagtttgacttgGGATTTTTCATAGGGTAAAATGCAATCAGGAAGGTTCTATCGAGGGCATACGAAGCTGGTTTCTGCTGGTCAGTAACCGGGCTTATCTTAAGAATCCTGTGCCTGATGGAAGAGGATCCTGGGTGTCCGGCCAGCTCTGTGATTGGATAGAGCAGGTTTGTGGGGTCACTGCTCTGGCCTTTGATATGTGGAATGGGAATCCAGGGTTACTGTTGCAGTTGCATCTGATATTCCCATGATGCATTTACCTATCTCTGAAGATGTGGCTTTGTTTTTGTGGCTTTTTGTTGTTACGagctataaaaaacaaacacctaTTTAATTGCCATTTTAACACAATACTGTAGCAATCGTTTCTTATTAAGGAATTATTCAATTGATTGATCGCTGCCATTGTTTTTAAATGATGAAAAGAAAACCATAGAAAATACCAGAAGTGTTTTCTTTGAACAGTTTGTGtacagtttttatttttgtatcattCTGGTGGATGGAAATTGAACAACATATTGATAGTATAACTACTAGCATTACCACGGCTTGTTTTGTATATAGTGTAATGTTGGACTGTAAATTATAAATTTATCCAAGTATATTTGTCATCATCCCTGACAAATTACCTTGTATGGTTGTTATGAGACTGAGGTAGTAAAGTAAATCACTTAAGCACTATAGGCCAAATCCTGACACTTTCATCCTTCCTCTCTACTGTCCTTCTCTCTTGTGCTGTCCTTTTCTCACACACTCTGAATTGTGTAAATTCTAATTGTATACAAACGGTCAGAAAAATATTTTGTACCAGCACTTTATTTTTGGGCGGGTCGTAAGGTAGGTGATGTGGTTACAGTAGTGTGGGTCTATGTGTCGGATGATTGATAGTTAGCTGTTACACTGATTGCATTCCATTGGGCCAGATACCTGACCCTTTTATTGTTAGTTGCATTTGCCCATGCTCTGTTGGCATAGACAAATGTCATAGAAAATGATCGCCATCATTAATCCAGGAAAGTTCATACTAGTGTTTTTGACTGTTTGTGTCACATGGTGTGACTcagaaggaagaaaaaaacggTTGTGCCCTCAAAGGTCATAACCTTCCCATTTCTAGAATAATCTCCACTTTTAATTCTAAGTCACTTTGGTCATAGAATCCCTCTGAGAAACTATCTGGACTTTAATTCATTTGTTTGTTCACAAGTTAGTAAAATTATATAAATTGAAAAAACACATGAAATGATTGTAATATTTGTAAATTATATTGCCGTAATGTGTAAAATGTGTCCAAGTTATTTTCtattatattatttttatgaaaGGTTTTCCTCTGAGAGAACTGAAGTGTTATTTTGTGAATAAAATGCATTTAATAAGCAAACagctatatataaaataattatATATCAGTATATTTTTCTTTTATTTCACTGTTCGGTACTGTAAAGTGTGTTAAGATTACAAATAAAGGAAGATTTTTATATTAAAGCCAACATGCAAAGTTTTACTTTCCATTTGTTGCCTTATTTCAAAGAAAATATGAAAACATTGCATATTTATTTCAGCTGATTTGACCCCAGGCTATATTTAAAAATGGgaatacatgtatttattttcccCTTTATTTGATACAGAACGCACATCGTGAGGCAAGCGTATGACCGACACAGTAGGGACACATTATATAATAGACATAATGGGCTACTGTGCATTCTATTTGACTTGATCTTCTTGCATGAGATGGCTGCTTCCGACGCATTTACCCAGAATACTCCTCTTCTGATGTCTCCTTAAGTTTTCTCCAATCACCAAGCGAAACACATGTCGCAGTCCAATCAGAGAAAAACACCACATTGTACGTAACCCACGTCCTTAGAGTGTTTGTTGTTGGCAGTGCGGAAGAAGGAAGGGTAATGAATGATTAGCTTCTCATTCTGTATTCCTCAAATATTATAATTCTTGTCATAGAAAATGTATCATAAGTTGTTACTCCTCGTAGACAGTGTAGCCAAATACAGTATTATGTTCTTAGTGCTAAGTCTGCCATCGTTAAGCCTATATAATTTAACTAGCCACAtagctagcttgttagcttTAGCTACCACTGCGTAAGGTGGAGCTAATACAAGCTTCTTATTGTTAAGCAAATGGTCGGCTGTTGGTGAACACTATCTAGCGACCTAAAACTGTAATAGCAAACGAACCGGGGTTTCATTAACGTAAATTTGGGAATTTTTGTTGACTTTCCTTTGGACAGTTGAGATCTGCAAAAAGCATACTGCACCATGTTCAGTGTGCACATAA contains:
- the pde4a gene encoding cAMP-specific 3',5'-cyclic phosphodiesterase 4B isoform X1, whose translation is MGVVEAIDPVPSPCPSPVPGGYRLPRSSSYSPLQGRVGAELDLGAAASGVLDGGGTAAERRTPFVDLFCETCSRPWLIGWWDQFKRMLNRELSHLSEMSRSGNQVSEYISTTFLDKQNDVEIPSPTQREREKPMCHISGVKKLTHSSSLSISAMPRFGVKTEQEEALARELDDLNKWGLNIFHVAEFSNNRPLSCMMFAIFQERDLLKTFSIPADTFITYVMTLEDHYHANVAYHNSLHAADVTQSTHVLLSTPALDAVFTDLEILAALFAAAIHDVDHPGVSNQFLINTNSELALMYNDESVLENHHLAVGFKLLHEENCDIFQNLSKRQRQSLRKLVIDMVLATDMSKHMSLLADLKTMVETKKVTSSGVLLLDHYTDRIQVLRNMVHCADLSNPTKPLAVYRQWTERIMEEFSRQGDKERERGMEISPMCDKHTASVEKSQVGFIDYIVHPLWETWGDLVHPDAQDILDTLEDNRDWYQSTIPQSPPEPVDTDKELNVCVDKFQFELTLDEDSHAEHAEEEEEGERPSPNHLTQGRREGQKDGDGENEGEGGDGIAEEDENIIEEEDEVVMEEDEEAGEQGKTRLGGEEGRNSDTSPVEEEEEEDSSSPADDT
- the pde4a gene encoding cAMP-specific 3',5'-cyclic phosphodiesterase 4C isoform X2, producing the protein MMEPPPCCKKSLSLSLPVPREQATLKPPQHLWRQPRTPIKIKHRGYSDTDRHHHRQIERSNAMDTSDRPGLKKSRMSWPSSFHGTTNTSIGNCVGNKRFDSENGASPGRSPMDSQASPGLGLHPSFPQSQRRESFLYRSDSDYDMSPKTMSRNSSINSEGHAEDMIVTPFSQVLASLRTVRSNFTILANVTTPTNKRSPVTSQPTVPQATLSEETYQQMARETLDELDWCLDQLETVQTHRSVSEMASNKFKRMLNRELSHLSEMSRSGNQVSEYISTTFLDKQNDVEIPSPTQREREKPMCHISGVKKLTHSSSLSISAMPRFGVKTEQEEALARELDDLNKWGLNIFHVAEFSNNRPLSCMMFAIFQERDLLKTFSIPADTFITYVMTLEDHYHANVAYHNSLHAADVTQSTHVLLSTPALDAVFTDLEILAALFAAAIHDVDHPGVSNQFLINTNSELALMYNDESVLENHHLAVGFKLLHEENCDIFQNLSKRQRQSLRKLVIDMVLATDMSKHMSLLADLKTMVETKKVTSSGVLLLDHYTDRIQVLRNMVHCADLSNPTKPLAVYRQWTERIMEEFSRQGDKERERGMEISPMCDKHTASVEKSQVGFIDYIVHPLWETWGDLVHPDAQDILDTLEDNRDWYQSTIPQSPPEPVDTDKELNVCVDKFQFELTLDEDSHAEHAEEEEEGERPSPNHLTQGRREGQKDGDGENEGEGGDGIAEEDENIIEEEDEVVMEEDEEAGEQGKTRLGGEEGRNSDTSPVEEEEEEDSSSPADDT